In Prunus dulcis chromosome 1, ALMONDv2, whole genome shotgun sequence, the following are encoded in one genomic region:
- the LOC117622044 gene encoding regulator of nonsense transcripts UPF3-like isoform X1 yields MLKDQLDRTKVVLRHLPPSISQTSLVEQIDVFFSGRYNWVAFRPGKRSQKNPSYSRAYIDLKRPEDVIEFAEFFDGHLFVNEKGSQFKVIAEYAPSQRVPKQWSKKDGREGTIFKDPEYLEFLEFLAKPAENLPSAEIQLERREAERSGAGKDAPIVTPLMDFVRQKRASKAGSRRSLTNGKTSRRAGGPSSRSTSLATSKRGSERKRNSATMYVLRDARKNTSAKDKSTYILVPKRDDQQPSEKSVTLASAAGTRVLEEESGVSGADAVKKKILLLKGKEREISHVPANMSQQQSSSAKNMGGTIALKQNLRRQENGRIIRGILLNKDARQSQSSGIYSAQQIQTSNSDRDKRPPRSQHVQLILKDTNGAPDYNIVGNDLHGICSEKQEKRMRNKERPDRVVWTPLNRLDGSSASDESLSSAFQPAHSLLDSSEGCHKHHGRRGTTHGVKDLDGSPVAGEGKHSKRGYGSHEKQVWVQKSSSGS; encoded by the exons ATGTTGAAGGACCAGTTGGATCGAACCAAGGTGGTGCTACGGCACTTGCCGCCTTCGATTTCGCAAACTTCACTTGTGGAACAAATCGACGTTTTCTTTTCTGGCCGCTACAACTGGGTCGCTTTCCGTCCCGGGAAGAGAAG ccAAAAGAATCCGTCATATTCTAGAGCCTACATTGATTTGAAGAGGCCAGAGGATGTTATTGAGTTTGCTGAATTCTTTGATGGTCATCTGTTTGTTAATGAGAAGG GCAGTCAATTTAAAGTTATTGCTGAGTATGCTCCTTCACAACGCGTTCCAAAACAGTGGTCTAAGAAGGATGGTCGTGAAGGAACCATATTCAAAG ATCCCGAGTATCTGGAGTTTCTTGAATTTCTTGCAAAGCCTGCTGAGAATCTTCCTAGTGCGGAGATACAATTGGAGAGAAGAGAAGCAGAGCGTTCTG GTGCCGGAAAGGATGCTCCCATAGTTACACCATTAATGGACTTTGTTCGTCAGAAAAGGGCTTCCAAGGCTGGATCTCGG AGGTCACTGACTAATGGTAAAACGAGCAGAAGAGCTGGTGGACCATCATCTAGAAGTACAAGTTTAGCCacgagcaaacgaggttctgagaggaaaagaaattctGCCACAATG TATGTTTTGAGGGATGCTAGAAAGAACACCAGTGCCAAAGACAAGTCAACTTACATTCTGGTACCCAAGCGCGATGATCAGCAACCTTCTGAAAAGTCTGTCACTTTGGCATCTGCAGCTGGAACTCGCGTTTTGGAAGAGGAGAGTG GAGTTTCTGGTGCTGATGctgtgaaaaagaaaatcctgCTTCTGAAAGggaaagagagggagataTCTCAT GTTCCGGCGAACATGTCACAGCAGCAGAGTTCATCTGCTAAAAACATGGGTGGTACAATTGCACTGAAACAAAACCTGCGCCGTCAAGAAAATGGGAGGATTATAAGAGGAATACTTCTAAACAAGGATGCACGTCAAAGTCAGTCTTCTGGGATTTACTCTGCGCAACAAATCCAGACTTCGAATTCAGATAGGGACAAACGACCTCCTCGGTCCCAACACGTGCAATTGATTTTAAAGGATACAAATGGCGCTCCAGATTATAATATTGTTGGGAATGACTTGCATGGTATTTGTAGCGAGAAGCAGGAGAAACGGATGAGGAATAAGGAGAGACCTGATCGTGTTGTATGGACTCCTCTAAATCGTTTAGATGGATCATCTGCAAGTGATGAGTCTTTGTCATCTGCATTTCAACCTGCTCACTCACTGCTAGATTCTTCAGAAG GCTGCCATAAACATCATGGTCGCCGAGGAACAACACATGGTGTTAAGGATCTTGATGGCTCACCGGTTGCAGGTGAAGgaaaacattcaaaaagagGCTATGGCTCCCATGAG AAACAAGTGTGGGTTCAGAAGTCAAGTTCTGGTTCttaa
- the LOC117616242 gene encoding shaggy-related protein kinase kappa codes for MASASLGNGGVGSSRSVNGFKSSSSSVDWLGREMLEMRLRDKPDHDEDRDSEPDVIDGVGAETGHVIRTTVGGRSGQSRQTVSYISEHVVGTGSFGVVFQAKCRETGEIVAIKKVLQDKRYKNRELQIMQMLDHPNIVALKHCFFSTTDKEEVYLNLVLEFVPETVNRIARNYSRINQRMPLIYVKLYTYQICRALAYIHNCIGICHRDIKPQNLLVNPHTHQLKLCDFGSAKVLVKGEPNVSYICSRYYRAPELIFGATEYTTAIDIWSTGCVMAELLLGQPLFPGESGVDQLVEIIKVLGTPTREEIKCMNPNYTEFKFPQIKPHPWHKVFQKRLPPEAVDLVCRFFQYSPNLRCTALEACIHPFFDELRDPNTRLPNGRPLPPLFNFKSQELQGITPDIVNRLIPEHARKQNLFMALHT; via the exons ATGGCGTCTGCTAGCTTAGGGAACGGTGGAGTTGGCAGTTCAAGGTCGGTGAATGGCTTCAAGAGTTCGTCTAGTTCGGTTGACTGGCTCGGGAGGGAGATGCttgagatgagattgagagacaAGCCGGATCATGATGAGGATAGA GATAGTGAACCGGATGTCATTGATGGCGTGGGTGCTGAAACAGGGCATGTAATACGAACAACTGTTGGTGGTCGAAGTGGTCAATCTAGGCAG ACTGTGAGTTATATTTCAGAACATGTGGTTGGAACTGGTTCTTTTGGGGTTGTTTTCCAg GCAAAATGTAGAGAAACTGGAGAGATTGTTGCTATCAAGAAGGTCCTTCAAGACAAGCGCTACAAGAACAGGGAGTTACAGATTATGCAAATGTTGGATCATCCAAACATTGTGGCCCTTAAGCATTGCTTCTTTTCAACCACAGACAAAGAAGAGGTTTACTTGAACCTCGTACTTGAATTTGTTCCTGAAACTGTTAACCGTATTGCAAGGAACTATAGTAGGATCAACCAGCGGATGCccttaatatatgttaaacttTACACCTATCAG ATCTGCAGGGCTCTTGCTTATATACATAATTGCATTGGAATCTGCCATCGTGACATTAAGCCTCAGAACTTACTT GTGAATCCTCACACGCATCAGCTGAAACTTTGTGATTTTGGGAGCGCAAAAGTATTA GTGAAAGGAGAACCAAATGTTTCTTACATCTGCTCAAGATATTATCGTGCTCCAGAATTGATATTTGGTGCCACTGAGTACACAACTGCTATTGATATATGGTCTACAGGTTGTGTGATGGCTGAATTACTTCTTGGGCAG CCCTTGTTTCCTGGTGAAAGTGGAGTTGACCAACTAGTTGAGATCATTAAG GTTTTGGGAACTCCAACTAGGGAGGAGATAAAGTGCATGAATCCAAACTATACTGAATTCAAATTCCCACAGATAAAGCCTCATCCCTGGCATAAG GTATTCCAAAAACGCTTGCCCCCAGAAGCAGTAGATCTTGTTTGTAGGTTTTTCCAGTATTCCCCCAATCTGCGATGCACTGCT TTGGAAGCTTGCATTCATCCTTTCTTTGATGAATTGAGAGACCCAAATACTCGTCTTCCTAATGGTCgccctcttcctcctctattCAACTTTAAATCCCAGG AGCTTCAAGGAATTACACCTGACATAGTCAATCGACTTATCCCGGAGCATGCCCGCAAGCAGAACTTGTTTATGGCTTTGCACACCTAG
- the LOC117622020 gene encoding prolycopene isomerase, chloroplastic isoform X2 produces MAAFPNNTLRSFKPLSPTFNSSTVRNSVLARNSVSQVPSSTGAVSAKEKRSFPGKPEADVVVIGSGIGGLCCAGLLARYQQDVLVLESHDLPGGAAHSFDIKGFKFDSGPSLFSGFQSKGPQANPLSQDLEKYASANAVREWKKLLDAILPLSAAAMALPPLSIRGDLGVLSTAAARYAPSLLKSFVQMGPQGALGATKLLRPFSEIIDSLELKDPFIRNWVDLLAFLLAGVKSNGILSAEMIYMFAEWYKPGCCLEYPLHGSGAIVDGLVRGLKKFGGRISLGSHVEKIVVENGRATGVKLRSGQFIRAKKAVVSNASMWDTLNLLPKEVVPKSYLDRTKTTPQCESFMHLHLGFDAEDVRKDLGIHHIVVNDWDRGVDADQNVVLISVPSVLSPDLAPPGKHVLHAYLPGTEPFDLWKGFDRKSSAYKELKAERSEVMWRAVERAVGPGFSREKCEVKLVGSPLTHQRFLRRNRGTYGPAIQAGKDSFPGHSTSIPQLYCCGDSTFPGIGVPAVAASGAIVANSLVSVSQHSELLDAIGI; encoded by the exons ATGGCAGCATTTCCAAATAATACTCTTCGGTCTTTCAAACCTCTCTCCCCCACTTTTAACTCCTCGACGGTCAGAAATTCCGTTTTGGCCCGAAATTCCGTCAGTCAGGTGCCCTCTTCAACTGGAGCTGTCTCTGCCAAAGAAAAGAGATCCTTCCCAG GGAAACCAGAGGCTGATGTTGTAGTCATTGGAAGTGGTATCGGTGGATTATGTTGCGCCGGGCTCTTAGCTAGGTACCAGCAAGATGTTCTTGTCTTAGAGAGTCATGATCTGCCTGGGGGTGCTGCTCATTCGTTTGACATTAAAGGCTTTAAATTTGACTCTGGCCCATCTCTGTTCTCTGGTTTTCAGTCCAAAGGCCCTCAGGCTAATCCTCTTAGTCAG GACCTGGAGAAGTATGCAAGTGCAAATGCTGTTCGAGAATGGAAAAAACTTCTT GATGCCATTCTTCCATTGTCTGCAGCTGCGATGGCTCTGCCTCCACTTTCCATCCGAGGGGATTTGGGTGTTCTTTCCACTGCCGCTGCAAGATATGCTCCCTCTCTCTTGAAATCTTTTGTACAAATGGGACCTCAGGGAGCACTTGGTGCCACAAAGCTTCTCAGACCATTCTCAGAAATCATTGACTCATTGGAACTGAAAGATCCCTTTATACGTAATTGGGTGGACCTACTGGCTTTCTTGCTTGCTGGGGTGAAATCTAATGGTATACTTTCAGCAGAGATG ATTTACATGTTTGCGGAATGGTATAAGCCAGGCTGCTGTCTTGAGTACCCTCTTCATGGAAGTGGTGCAATTGTTGATGGTCTTGTTCGGGGATTGAAGAAGTTTGGTGGACGGATTTCTCTTGGAAGTCATGTGGAAAAGATTGTTGTTGAAAATGGTCGAGCCACTGGAGTCAAGCTAAGAAGCGGTCAA TTTATACGTGCTAAAAAGGCTGTTGTTAGCAATGCCTCTATGTGGGACACTCTAAATCTATTACCTAAGGAAGTTGTTCCAAAGTCATATCTGGACAGGACTAAGACGACTCCTCAATGTGAATCATTCATGCATCTTCATTTGGGATTTGATGCAGAG GACGTACGGAAGGACTTGGGGATTCATCATATAGTTGTTAATGATTGGGATAGAGGAGTGGATGCTGACCAGAATGTTGTTTTGATATCTGTACCTAGTGTACTAAGTCCGGATCTGGCACCACCTGGGAAACATGTGTTACATGCTTATCTTCCAGGAACTGAACCCTTTGATTTGTGGAAAGGATTTGACCGTAAAAGCTCTGCATACAAAGAGCTCAAAGCTGAGAGATCTGAG GTTATGTGGAGAGCTGTGGAGCGTGCAGTTGGTCCTGGCTTTAGCCGAGAGAAATGTGAGGTTAAGTTAGTCGGATCTCCATTGACACATCAGAGATTTCTCCGAAGGAACCGAGGAACATACGGACCAGCAATACAAGCTGGTAAAGACTCTTTCCCAGGGCATTCTACTTCCATCCCTCAGCTTTATTGTTGTGGAGATTCTACTTTTCCTGGCATTGGTGTCCCTGCAGTTGCTGCTAGTGGTGCCATTGTAGCCAATTCACTAGTTTCTGTGTCTCAACACTCTGAACTTCTTGATGCCATTGGAATTTGA
- the LOC117622020 gene encoding prolycopene isomerase, chloroplastic isoform X1: MAAFPNNTLRSFKPLSPTFNSSTVRNSVLARNSVSQVPSSTGAVSAKEKRSFPGKPEADVVVIGSGIGGLCCAGLLARYQQDVLVLESHDLPGGAAHSFDIKGFKFDSGPSLFSGFQSKGPQANPLSQVLDALGETIPCASYDSWMVYLPEGEFLSRIGPTEFYKDLEKYASANAVREWKKLLDAILPLSAAAMALPPLSIRGDLGVLSTAAARYAPSLLKSFVQMGPQGALGATKLLRPFSEIIDSLELKDPFIRNWVDLLAFLLAGVKSNGILSAEMIYMFAEWYKPGCCLEYPLHGSGAIVDGLVRGLKKFGGRISLGSHVEKIVVENGRATGVKLRSGQFIRAKKAVVSNASMWDTLNLLPKEVVPKSYLDRTKTTPQCESFMHLHLGFDAEDVRKDLGIHHIVVNDWDRGVDADQNVVLISVPSVLSPDLAPPGKHVLHAYLPGTEPFDLWKGFDRKSSAYKELKAERSEVMWRAVERAVGPGFSREKCEVKLVGSPLTHQRFLRRNRGTYGPAIQAGKDSFPGHSTSIPQLYCCGDSTFPGIGVPAVAASGAIVANSLVSVSQHSELLDAIGI, from the exons ATGGCAGCATTTCCAAATAATACTCTTCGGTCTTTCAAACCTCTCTCCCCCACTTTTAACTCCTCGACGGTCAGAAATTCCGTTTTGGCCCGAAATTCCGTCAGTCAGGTGCCCTCTTCAACTGGAGCTGTCTCTGCCAAAGAAAAGAGATCCTTCCCAG GGAAACCAGAGGCTGATGTTGTAGTCATTGGAAGTGGTATCGGTGGATTATGTTGCGCCGGGCTCTTAGCTAGGTACCAGCAAGATGTTCTTGTCTTAGAGAGTCATGATCTGCCTGGGGGTGCTGCTCATTCGTTTGACATTAAAGGCTTTAAATTTGACTCTGGCCCATCTCTGTTCTCTGGTTTTCAGTCCAAAGGCCCTCAGGCTAATCCTCTTAGTCAG GTTCTTGATGCACTGGGTGAGACAATTCCTTGTGCTAGTTATGATTCATGGATGGTCTACTTACCTGAAGGTGAATTTCTGTCGCGCATTGGCCCCACAGAATTTTACAAG GACCTGGAGAAGTATGCAAGTGCAAATGCTGTTCGAGAATGGAAAAAACTTCTT GATGCCATTCTTCCATTGTCTGCAGCTGCGATGGCTCTGCCTCCACTTTCCATCCGAGGGGATTTGGGTGTTCTTTCCACTGCCGCTGCAAGATATGCTCCCTCTCTCTTGAAATCTTTTGTACAAATGGGACCTCAGGGAGCACTTGGTGCCACAAAGCTTCTCAGACCATTCTCAGAAATCATTGACTCATTGGAACTGAAAGATCCCTTTATACGTAATTGGGTGGACCTACTGGCTTTCTTGCTTGCTGGGGTGAAATCTAATGGTATACTTTCAGCAGAGATG ATTTACATGTTTGCGGAATGGTATAAGCCAGGCTGCTGTCTTGAGTACCCTCTTCATGGAAGTGGTGCAATTGTTGATGGTCTTGTTCGGGGATTGAAGAAGTTTGGTGGACGGATTTCTCTTGGAAGTCATGTGGAAAAGATTGTTGTTGAAAATGGTCGAGCCACTGGAGTCAAGCTAAGAAGCGGTCAA TTTATACGTGCTAAAAAGGCTGTTGTTAGCAATGCCTCTATGTGGGACACTCTAAATCTATTACCTAAGGAAGTTGTTCCAAAGTCATATCTGGACAGGACTAAGACGACTCCTCAATGTGAATCATTCATGCATCTTCATTTGGGATTTGATGCAGAG GACGTACGGAAGGACTTGGGGATTCATCATATAGTTGTTAATGATTGGGATAGAGGAGTGGATGCTGACCAGAATGTTGTTTTGATATCTGTACCTAGTGTACTAAGTCCGGATCTGGCACCACCTGGGAAACATGTGTTACATGCTTATCTTCCAGGAACTGAACCCTTTGATTTGTGGAAAGGATTTGACCGTAAAAGCTCTGCATACAAAGAGCTCAAAGCTGAGAGATCTGAG GTTATGTGGAGAGCTGTGGAGCGTGCAGTTGGTCCTGGCTTTAGCCGAGAGAAATGTGAGGTTAAGTTAGTCGGATCTCCATTGACACATCAGAGATTTCTCCGAAGGAACCGAGGAACATACGGACCAGCAATACAAGCTGGTAAAGACTCTTTCCCAGGGCATTCTACTTCCATCCCTCAGCTTTATTGTTGTGGAGATTCTACTTTTCCTGGCATTGGTGTCCCTGCAGTTGCTGCTAGTGGTGCCATTGTAGCCAATTCACTAGTTTCTGTGTCTCAACACTCTGAACTTCTTGATGCCATTGGAATTTGA
- the LOC117622020 gene encoding prolycopene isomerase, chloroplastic isoform X3, translating to MICLGVLLIRLTLKALNLTLAHLCSLVFSPKALRLILLVRFLMHWVRQFLVLVMIHGWSTYLKDLEKYASANAVREWKKLLDAILPLSAAAMALPPLSIRGDLGVLSTAAARYAPSLLKSFVQMGPQGALGATKLLRPFSEIIDSLELKDPFIRNWVDLLAFLLAGVKSNGILSAEMIYMFAEWYKPGCCLEYPLHGSGAIVDGLVRGLKKFGGRISLGSHVEKIVVENGRATGVKLRSGQFIRAKKAVVSNASMWDTLNLLPKEVVPKSYLDRTKTTPQCESFMHLHLGFDAEDVRKDLGIHHIVVNDWDRGVDADQNVVLISVPSVLSPDLAPPGKHVLHAYLPGTEPFDLWKGFDRKSSAYKELKAERSEVMWRAVERAVGPGFSREKCEVKLVGSPLTHQRFLRRNRGTYGPAIQAGKDSFPGHSTSIPQLYCCGDSTFPGIGVPAVAASGAIVANSLVSVSQHSELLDAIGI from the exons ATGATCTGCCTGGGGGTGCTGCTCATTCGTTTGACATTAAAGGCTTTAAATTTGACTCTGGCCCATCTCTGTTCTCTGGTTTTCAGTCCAAAGGCCCTCAGGCTAATCCTCTTAGTCAG GTTCTTGATGCACTGGGTGAGACAATTCCTTGTGCTAGTTATGATTCATGGATGGTCTACTTACCTGAAG GACCTGGAGAAGTATGCAAGTGCAAATGCTGTTCGAGAATGGAAAAAACTTCTT GATGCCATTCTTCCATTGTCTGCAGCTGCGATGGCTCTGCCTCCACTTTCCATCCGAGGGGATTTGGGTGTTCTTTCCACTGCCGCTGCAAGATATGCTCCCTCTCTCTTGAAATCTTTTGTACAAATGGGACCTCAGGGAGCACTTGGTGCCACAAAGCTTCTCAGACCATTCTCAGAAATCATTGACTCATTGGAACTGAAAGATCCCTTTATACGTAATTGGGTGGACCTACTGGCTTTCTTGCTTGCTGGGGTGAAATCTAATGGTATACTTTCAGCAGAGATG ATTTACATGTTTGCGGAATGGTATAAGCCAGGCTGCTGTCTTGAGTACCCTCTTCATGGAAGTGGTGCAATTGTTGATGGTCTTGTTCGGGGATTGAAGAAGTTTGGTGGACGGATTTCTCTTGGAAGTCATGTGGAAAAGATTGTTGTTGAAAATGGTCGAGCCACTGGAGTCAAGCTAAGAAGCGGTCAA TTTATACGTGCTAAAAAGGCTGTTGTTAGCAATGCCTCTATGTGGGACACTCTAAATCTATTACCTAAGGAAGTTGTTCCAAAGTCATATCTGGACAGGACTAAGACGACTCCTCAATGTGAATCATTCATGCATCTTCATTTGGGATTTGATGCAGAG GACGTACGGAAGGACTTGGGGATTCATCATATAGTTGTTAATGATTGGGATAGAGGAGTGGATGCTGACCAGAATGTTGTTTTGATATCTGTACCTAGTGTACTAAGTCCGGATCTGGCACCACCTGGGAAACATGTGTTACATGCTTATCTTCCAGGAACTGAACCCTTTGATTTGTGGAAAGGATTTGACCGTAAAAGCTCTGCATACAAAGAGCTCAAAGCTGAGAGATCTGAG GTTATGTGGAGAGCTGTGGAGCGTGCAGTTGGTCCTGGCTTTAGCCGAGAGAAATGTGAGGTTAAGTTAGTCGGATCTCCATTGACACATCAGAGATTTCTCCGAAGGAACCGAGGAACATACGGACCAGCAATACAAGCTGGTAAAGACTCTTTCCCAGGGCATTCTACTTCCATCCCTCAGCTTTATTGTTGTGGAGATTCTACTTTTCCTGGCATTGGTGTCCCTGCAGTTGCTGCTAGTGGTGCCATTGTAGCCAATTCACTAGTTTCTGTGTCTCAACACTCTGAACTTCTTGATGCCATTGGAATTTGA
- the LOC117622044 gene encoding regulator of nonsense transcripts UPF3-like isoform X2, with translation MLKDQLDRTKVVLRHLPPSISQTSLVEQIDVFFSGRYNWVAFRPGKRSQKNPSYSRAYIDLKRPEDVIEFAEFFDGHLFVNEKGSQFKVIAEYAPSQRVPKQWSKKDGREGTIFKDPEYLEFLEFLAKPAENLPSAEIQLERREAERSGAGKDAPIVTPLMDFVRQKRASKAGSRRSLTNGKTSRRAGGPSSRSTSLATSKRGSERKRNSATMYVLRDARKNTSAKDKSTYILVPKRDDQQPSEKSVTLASAAGTRVLEEESGVSGADAVKKKILLLKGKEREISHVPANMSQQQSSSAKNMGGTIALKQNLRRQENGRIIRGILLNKDARQSQSSGIYSAQQIQTSNSDRDKRPPRSQHVQLILKDTNGAPDYNIVGNDLHGICSEKQEKRMRNKERPDRVVWTPLNRLDGSSASDESLSSAFQPAHSLLDSSEGCHKHHGRRGTTHGVKDLDGSPVAGEGKHSKRGYGSHECDVWLLEPS, from the exons ATGTTGAAGGACCAGTTGGATCGAACCAAGGTGGTGCTACGGCACTTGCCGCCTTCGATTTCGCAAACTTCACTTGTGGAACAAATCGACGTTTTCTTTTCTGGCCGCTACAACTGGGTCGCTTTCCGTCCCGGGAAGAGAAG ccAAAAGAATCCGTCATATTCTAGAGCCTACATTGATTTGAAGAGGCCAGAGGATGTTATTGAGTTTGCTGAATTCTTTGATGGTCATCTGTTTGTTAATGAGAAGG GCAGTCAATTTAAAGTTATTGCTGAGTATGCTCCTTCACAACGCGTTCCAAAACAGTGGTCTAAGAAGGATGGTCGTGAAGGAACCATATTCAAAG ATCCCGAGTATCTGGAGTTTCTTGAATTTCTTGCAAAGCCTGCTGAGAATCTTCCTAGTGCGGAGATACAATTGGAGAGAAGAGAAGCAGAGCGTTCTG GTGCCGGAAAGGATGCTCCCATAGTTACACCATTAATGGACTTTGTTCGTCAGAAAAGGGCTTCCAAGGCTGGATCTCGG AGGTCACTGACTAATGGTAAAACGAGCAGAAGAGCTGGTGGACCATCATCTAGAAGTACAAGTTTAGCCacgagcaaacgaggttctgagaggaaaagaaattctGCCACAATG TATGTTTTGAGGGATGCTAGAAAGAACACCAGTGCCAAAGACAAGTCAACTTACATTCTGGTACCCAAGCGCGATGATCAGCAACCTTCTGAAAAGTCTGTCACTTTGGCATCTGCAGCTGGAACTCGCGTTTTGGAAGAGGAGAGTG GAGTTTCTGGTGCTGATGctgtgaaaaagaaaatcctgCTTCTGAAAGggaaagagagggagataTCTCAT GTTCCGGCGAACATGTCACAGCAGCAGAGTTCATCTGCTAAAAACATGGGTGGTACAATTGCACTGAAACAAAACCTGCGCCGTCAAGAAAATGGGAGGATTATAAGAGGAATACTTCTAAACAAGGATGCACGTCAAAGTCAGTCTTCTGGGATTTACTCTGCGCAACAAATCCAGACTTCGAATTCAGATAGGGACAAACGACCTCCTCGGTCCCAACACGTGCAATTGATTTTAAAGGATACAAATGGCGCTCCAGATTATAATATTGTTGGGAATGACTTGCATGGTATTTGTAGCGAGAAGCAGGAGAAACGGATGAGGAATAAGGAGAGACCTGATCGTGTTGTATGGACTCCTCTAAATCGTTTAGATGGATCATCTGCAAGTGATGAGTCTTTGTCATCTGCATTTCAACCTGCTCACTCACTGCTAGATTCTTCAGAAG GCTGCCATAAACATCATGGTCGCCGAGGAACAACACATGGTGTTAAGGATCTTGATGGCTCACCGGTTGCAGGTGAAGgaaaacattcaaaaagagGCTATGGCTCCCATGAG TGTGATGTTTGGCTACTTGAACCTTCGTAG
- the LOC117630436 gene encoding KH domain-containing protein At1g09660/At1g09670, with product MGERIPSGSYFQYPPPGVHASPHRSSLPVDRERYLAELLAEKQKLGPFMQILPLCSRLLNHEIRRVSGFNQTLVDHERLEHESPFRTLSQNANGRPMDLEGWPGMQMEENGHIQRMAPFQSPSMGWPGVQGIPTTPVVKRVIRLDVPVDKYPHYNFVGRILGPRGNSLKRVEAMTECRVYIRGRGSVKDSVKEEKLKEKPGYEHLNEPLHVLVEAEFPEDIINARLDHAVAILENLLKPVDESFDHYKKQQLRELAMLNGTLREESPSMSPSISPSMSPFNSTGMKRAKTGR from the exons ATGGGAGAGAGAATTCCCTCTGGGAGTTACTTCCAGTACCCACCTCCTGGAGTCCATGCTTCTCCACACAGGTCTTCTCTCCCTGTAGATCGAGAAAG ATATTTGGCTGAACTACTAGCAGAGAAGCAAAAGTTGGGACCATTCATGCAAATTTTGCCCCTATGTAGCAGACTTCTAAATCACG AAATCAGACGGGTGTCAGGCTTCAATCAAACTCTTGTAGATCATGAAAGACTTGAGCATGAGAGTCCATTTAGGACATTAAGTCAAAACGCAAATGGTAGACCAATGGATTTGGAGGGATGGCCAGGAATGCAAATGGAG GAAAATGGACATATACAGAGAATGGCCCCGTTTCAATCTCCTTCTATGGGCTGGCCTGGGGTGCAAGGAATTCCAACCACTCCTGTTGTAAAGAGAGTAATTAGACTTGACGTTCCAGTGGACAAATATCCACAT TACAATTTTGTTGGCAGAATTTTGGGACCACGTGGGAATTCCTTAAAAAGAGTTGAAGCGATGACAGAGTGTAGGGTTTACATCCGAGGTCGGGGCTCTGTGAAGGATTCTGTAAAG GaagagaaattaaaagaaaagccTGGATATGAACATCTTAATGAGCCATTGCATGTATTGGTGGAGGCTGAATTTCCTGAGGATATAATCAATGCGCGATTGGATCATGCAGTGGCAATACTAGAAAACCTTCTGAAGCCTGTG GACGAGTCCTTCGATCACTATAAGAAGCAACAGCTTAGAGAATTGGCTATGCTAAACGGTACATTGAGGGAAGAGAGTCCGAGTATGAGCCCAAGTATAAGCCCTAGCATGTCACCATTTAACAGTACAGGAATGAAACGAGCCAAAACAGGAAGATAA